The genomic window AGCTAACCCCAGATCACACCATGAACGTGCTTTCACAAATTGAAGTTGCACGTTTAATAGATAAAGCAGACACCCATGTTTACGAAACCTTTCGTCGCTGTGCGCTGGCGGTGTTAAATACGGGGGCCGACACCGATAACGTAGCCGAGGTGCTAGAGGAATTTGCCGAATTTGCGGTAAACGTTATTCAGCAAGAAAGAGGTATTAAGCTCGAGCTAATAAATGCACCAGAAACGGCATTTGTAGATGGCGAGATGATAGCCGGTATTAAGCAGCATGTGTTTTCCGCTTTGCGCGATATTATTTACATTAGTAACGAGCTTACCGAAAACCGCGATATAGACTTATCTCGTTCTGCCGGTATTACCAACGCTGTATTTCACATAGTGCGCAATGCGGGCTTGCTGCGCGGCAATGCCGACTCTCACATGATAGTGTGTTGGGGGGGGCACTCTATTAACGAAGTAGAATACAAATACACCAAAAAAGTAGGCTACGAAATGGGCCTGCGAGGCTTAGATATTTGCACCGGCTGCGGCCCAGGTGCCATGAAAGGCCCTATGAAAGGCGCAACTATAGGCCATGCTAAGCAGCGCTTAACTGGGCGTTATATTGGCATTACCGAACCCAGCATTATTGCCGCGGAATCGCCTAACCCTATTGTGAACCAACTAGTAATACTGCCCGATATTGAAAAGCGCTTGGAAGCGTTTGTGCGCACAGGTCACGGCATTATTGTGTTTCCTGGCGGCGTGGGCACTGCCGAAGAAATTTTATATATATTGGGTATATTGTTGCACCCCAAAAACAAAGATATCCCATTTCCATTAATTTTTACTGGGCCAAAAGAGTCGGCCGCCTATTTCGATAAAATTAATGAATTTATTGGTGTAACACTTGGTAAAGAGGCGCAAGGCAAGTATCAAATTATTGTAGATAA from Saccharophagus degradans 2-40 includes these protein-coding regions:
- the ppnN gene encoding nucleotide 5'-monophosphate nucleosidase PpnN, coding for MIHSEPVKLTPDHTMNVLSQIEVARLIDKADTHVYETFRRCALAVLNTGADTDNVAEVLEEFAEFAVNVIQQERGIKLELINAPETAFVDGEMIAGIKQHVFSALRDIIYISNELTENRDIDLSRSAGITNAVFHIVRNAGLLRGNADSHMIVCWGGHSINEVEYKYTKKVGYEMGLRGLDICTGCGPGAMKGPMKGATIGHAKQRLTGRYIGITEPSIIAAESPNPIVNQLVILPDIEKRLEAFVRTGHGIIVFPGGVGTAEEILYILGILLHPKNKDIPFPLIFTGPKESAAYFDKINEFIGVTLGKEAQGKYQIIVDNPAEVARAMSRSMETVRAFRRSTQDAYYFNWVLHIDLDFQLPFQPNHTNMAQLDLHKNQPVDKLAANLRKAFSGIVDGNVKEHGIKAVAEKGPYKIKGDQEIMEPLDALLRDFVSQHRMKIPTQEYIPCYEVVS